The region GCCGCGCCAACGCCCCCGCCGACCGCCGTCGTCGCGGTCGTGGACAGCGGGATCGACCCGTACCACGCGGCGTTCCGTGACCGGTCGCCGCTCGCGTACCGGCACCCGTCGACGTACCTCCCGGGGTACCCGCGCAACGCCGTCGCGCTGCGGCTGACGCTCGACACGGCCGACTACTGGGCGGCCGTGCGCGCCGACTGCGCGCGCGTCTGGTCCAAGGTGAAGCCGGGCGTCCTCTACTGGTTCCCCGGCACGCGGATCGTCGGCGCGGCGAGCTTCGACCTCACGCGCGGCGTCGCGAGCTGCGACGCCGACCACCCCGGCGGCGGGCCGGTGCTGGACGAGCTCGGCCACGGCACGATGACCGCCTCCCGCGCGGTCGGCGCGCCGCACGGCGCCTGCCCGGCCTGCCGCGTCGTCTCCGTGCAGTTCCAGACCGGCTACGGCATCGCCAACGCCGTCGAGGCCCGCGACTCGGCCGTGCGCTCGCTGCGCTGGGCCGCCGGCAACGCCTCCTGGATCGACGCGCAGTCCAACTCGTGGGGGCCGCTGCCCGCGTACGACCCGACCGGCGAGGGCGGGCTGTTCTTCGACGACAAGGAGACCGCGAAGGCGGCCGAGGAGACCGCGCGGGCGCACCTCGCGTTCTGGTCGTCCGGCAACGGCGCCGGCGGCATCGGCGGCTTCGTCGGCATGCCCACCGTCGCCAACGCGCACATGACGCCGTCGGTGATCCGCGTCGGCGGCTACGACTCCGGCTACGTCGAGACCTGGCCCGGCTTCACCCCGCACGCCGTCGCCGACGCCTGCGACTCGTGGGCCGCGCAGGCGCAGACCACGCGGACGTTCGGCGAGCGTGTCGGCGGCGGCACGTCCGCCGCGTCGCCGTGGGTCGCCGGCACCGCCGCGTCGTACCTCGTCCACGCCCGCGGCCTCGCCGCCGACCACCGCACCGGCGTCCGGGCCGGCGCCGTCGTCCGCGGCCGCCGTACCCGCTCCGGGCCGCTGTCTGACGGCGTGCTCACGCTCGCCGAGTGGCGCGACGTCGCGCTGAAGACGCTGTCCGCGCACCCGGTGGCGCAGCCCGACGACGGCCCCGCCTGCACCGGTGACCCGATGTACGGCCCGGTGCCGGTGAAGTGGTCGGACGTGCCGGCCGCCGCGCCGACGTACCCGCTCATCGGCTACGGCGGCGCCGACGCGCCCGCCGCGGCCCTCGCGCGCCGCGTCCTCGCCGGCACCGCGCCGCTGCCGGACCGCGCCGACGCCGACGCGTTCTTCGCCGCCGACGCGCAGGCGCGGGAGGCGGCGCACACCGTGTTCGGCGGCGTATAGCCTGCGACGCGTGCCCGATGCCACCCGCGACGCCGTCGTCGAGCTGCTGGGGGTGCTCGCGTACGGCGAGCTGATCGCGTTCGAACGCCTCGCCACCGACTCCGCGCTCGCCCCCACCGTCACCGACAAGGCCGAGCTGGCCGCGATGGCGGTCGCCGAGTTCTCCCACTACGAACGCATCGTCGACCGGCTGCGCACCATGGGGGAGGACCCGGAGGCGGCGATGGAGCCGTTCGTCGGGGCGCTGGACGAGTTCCACGAGATGACCGCGCCGAGCGACTGGTACGAGGGGCTGATCAAGGCCTACGTCGGCGACGGGCTGGTGCAGGACTTCTACCGCGAGGTCGCGCAGGTGCTCGACCCGGAGACGCGCGACTTCCTGCTCGACGTGCTCGCCGACACCGGGCACTCGTCGTTCGCCGTGGACCGGGTGCGGGCGGCGATCGACGCCGACCCGGCGATCGCCGGGCGGCTCGCGCTGTGGGCGCGGCGGCTGGTCGGGGAGGCGTTGACGCAGGCGCAGAAGGTGGCCGTGCGGCGCGACGCGCTGGCGAACCTCATCGTGGAGCGCGGGGACCTGGCGGAGATCGGGCGCATGCTGGCGCGGATCACCGACCGGCACAGCGAGCGCATGTCGGCGCTCGGACTTTCTGGCTGAGGGCCGGAGTTCGGTAGCATCCGCCGCGACGGGCGGGCAGCAGAGAGGGACGCAATGGGTCGCGCGTACGACGCGTGGAAGAAGGTCCGGCAGGCGTGGGTCGAGTCCGACGCCGAGTCCTTGCGCGACGTCTACGCGCTCGACGGCGTGTACCTCGAGGCGTTGAACCCGCCCCACGAGGGCCGCGAGATGATCTTCAGCTACATCGAGGACTTCCTCACCGCCCGGCCGAACGTCGACATCGCGGAGACCCGCGTCATCGACGGCGGCGACGCGGTCGCGGTCGAGTGGCTGCTGTCGTACGACCAGCCGAACCGCCGCGCCACCAACCTGCGCCGGTGCTCGGTGCTGTCGGTGAACGACGCCGGCGAGGTCCAGTACCACCGCGACTACACCTGACAGCCAAACGCGCTCTCACCTCATGCGGGGTCCAGGATGCTGGATCGCCAGGCGGAGGAGGAGCGGGTAGTAGAGCTACCCGCGACGACGACAACGCCGCGAGCCGGCGTGCTGGGCACCGCCCCACAACGACAAAGACCCGGCGCCCCTACAACGCCGGGTCCTTGTCCTTCAAGCGGTCTAGATGTGGCTGCGCCTCGTCGTCCGGCGCAGCACGAGCAGCAGCACGACGGCGGTCACCAGGCCGGTGAAGAAGCCGGGGGCGTCGTCGTGGAACACCGCGCGCCCGACCAGGCCGCCGACGATGGTGCCGACGATGCCGAGCAGGATGGTCGCGCCGATGCTCATGGAGTCGCGGCCCGGGACGAGCAGGCGCGCGAGCGCGCCGACGACCAGGCCCATGAGGACGAGTCCGATGATGGTGCCGATCACGTGTGGTGCCTCCGGGTGCCGCGGGGTGGCTTCGCTACGCGGCATTCCCGGCGCGCGGGCGGCTATGCACGCGGGCGCGGAAACTTTTTCCTGACGGCGGGGACAGCCTCGCTACAGGCGCCCGAACCCGACGCGGCGGTCGTCCGGCTTCGCCATCTCGACGTAGGCGATCTTGTCGACGGGCACGACGACGCGGCTGCCCTTCTCGTCGACGAGGCTGAACACGCCGCCGTCGACGATCGCCTTGCTCAACGTCTTCTCGATGTCCTCGGCGCTCTTGTCCGTCTCCACGACGAGCTCGCGGGGCGCGTAGAGCACGCCGATCTTGACCTCCACCAGGTACCTCCGCGTCGTCGGGTCGTTCTCGTGCCGAGGCTAGCCGATGCGGGTGCCGCCCCGCCCGCCCGCGCGCTACGCCCTGCGCGAACTCGCCGCGCTACGTCGTGCGCGGGCCGCGGGACAGGCCGCGCCAGGCGAGCGCGGAGAGCAGCTCGACGGCGCGTTCCTTGGGGACCTCGCCGCCGCTGGCGAGCCACCAGCGGGCGGTGACCTCGGCGAGGCCGGTGAGGCCGACGGAGAGCAGCCGGGCCTCGGCGGCGCCGACGCCGGTGTCCTTCGCGATGGTGTCGGCGATGGCGGTGACGCAGGACTCCATCGCGTGCTCGACGCGGTCGCTGACGGCGGGCTCGTTGCGCAGGTCGCTCTCGAACACCAGCCGGTACGCCGCGCCGTCGCCCTCCACGAAGTCGAAGTAGGTGCCGATGGCGCCGCGGACGCGGTCGCGGTTGTCGTCGGTGGCCTCGAGCGCGGCGCGGACCTGGCGGACGAGCGCGCCGACGTGCTCGTCGAGCAGCGCGAGGTACAGGTCGAGCTTGCTCGGGAAGTGCTGGTAGAGCACCGGCTTGCTGACGCCGGCGTGCTCGGCGATGTCGTCCATCAACGCCGCGTGGTAGCCCTGCGCGACGAAGATCTCCTGCGCGGCGGTGAGGAGCTGGGCGCGGCGAGCGTTGCGGGGGAGGCGGCCGCCGCGCGGGGTGGCCGCGCGCTTCGCGGGCACCGCCGGCCGGCGTTGCGCCTGCGCCATCGTCGCCTCCTCCTCCCTGGTGCTGGCAGCGTATGCTACCCGCCAGTAACATCCGTGCACTGCCCCGTCCAGCCCGGAGGTCCTCCCGTGTCGTTCTCGCTCGCCCTCACCGAGGAGCAGGTGGCCACGCAGAAGTGGGCGCACGAGTTCGCGGAGCGGGAGGTCCGGACCGTCGCGAGCCACTACGACGAGACCGAGGACTTCCCCTGGCCGGTCGTCGAGAAGGCCCGCGAGGTCGGCCTCTACGGCCTGGAGTACTACCAGATGGCCGGCGCCGACGAGACCGGCCTCACCTCCGCGATCGTGTCGGAGGAGATGACCTGGGGCTGCGCCGGCATCGCCCTCGCCGTCTTCGGCACCGGCCTCGCGCTGGCCGGCCTGGCCGGCTCCGGCACCCCCGAGCAGTTCGCCCAGTGGGCGCCGCGGATGTTCGAGAAGGAGGACGGCTCGCTGGCGCTCGGCGCGTTCGGCGTCACCGAGCCCGGCGCCGGCTCCGACGTCTCCTCGCTGCGCACCAAGGCCGAGAAGGTCGAGGGCGGGTGGGTCCTCAACGGCACGAAGGTCTTCATCACCAACGGCGGCATCGCCGACGTGCACGTCATCGTCGCCACCGTCGACCCGACCCTCGGCCACAAGGGGCAGGCGACGTTCGTCATCCCGCCCGGCACCGAGGGCATCGCCGGCGGCAAGAAGGAGAAGAAGCTCGGCATCCGTGCCTCGCACACCGCCGAGGTGATCCTCACCGACTGCTTCGTGCCCGACGAGTGCC is a window of Mycobacteriales bacterium DNA encoding:
- a CDS encoding S8/S53 family peptidase, translated to MAAKIAVALALAAAATAAPARAAAPTPPPTAVVAVVDSGIDPYHAAFRDRSPLAYRHPSTYLPGYPRNAVALRLTLDTADYWAAVRADCARVWSKVKPGVLYWFPGTRIVGAASFDLTRGVASCDADHPGGGPVLDELGHGTMTASRAVGAPHGACPACRVVSVQFQTGYGIANAVEARDSAVRSLRWAAGNASWIDAQSNSWGPLPAYDPTGEGGLFFDDKETAKAAEETARAHLAFWSSGNGAGGIGGFVGMPTVANAHMTPSVIRVGGYDSGYVETWPGFTPHAVADACDSWAAQAQTTRTFGERVGGGTSAASPWVAGTAASYLVHARGLAADHRTGVRAGAVVRGRRTRSGPLSDGVLTLAEWRDVALKTLSAHPVAQPDDGPACTGDPMYGPVPVKWSDVPAAAPTYPLIGYGGADAPAAALARRVLAGTAPLPDRADADAFFAADAQAREAAHTVFGGV
- a CDS encoding ferritin-like fold-containing protein, producing the protein MPDATRDAVVELLGVLAYGELIAFERLATDSALAPTVTDKAELAAMAVAEFSHYERIVDRLRTMGEDPEAAMEPFVGALDEFHEMTAPSDWYEGLIKAYVGDGLVQDFYREVAQVLDPETRDFLLDVLADTGHSSFAVDRVRAAIDADPAIAGRLALWARRLVGEALTQAQKVAVRRDALANLIVERGDLAEIGRMLARITDRHSERMSALGLSG
- a CDS encoding SgcJ/EcaC family oxidoreductase, with translation MGRAYDAWKKVRQAWVESDAESLRDVYALDGVYLEALNPPHEGREMIFSYIEDFLTARPNVDIAETRVIDGGDAVAVEWLLSYDQPNRRATNLRRCSVLSVNDAGEVQYHRDYT
- a CDS encoding GlsB/YeaQ/YmgE family stress response membrane protein: MIGTIIGLVLMGLVVGALARLLVPGRDSMSIGATILLGIVGTIVGGLVGRAVFHDDAPGFFTGLVTAVVLLLVLRRTTRRSHI
- a CDS encoding DUF3107 domain-containing protein — encoded protein: MEVKIGVLYAPRELVVETDKSAEDIEKTLSKAIVDGGVFSLVDEKGSRVVVPVDKIAYVEMAKPDDRRVGFGRL
- a CDS encoding TetR/AcrR family transcriptional regulator, whose product is MAQAQRRPAVPAKRAATPRGGRLPRNARRAQLLTAAQEIFVAQGYHAALMDDIAEHAGVSKPVLYQHFPSKLDLYLALLDEHVGALVRQVRAALEATDDNRDRVRGAIGTYFDFVEGDGAAYRLVFESDLRNEPAVSDRVEHAMESCVTAIADTIAKDTGVGAAEARLLSVGLTGLAEVTARWWLASGGEVPKERAVELLSALAWRGLSRGPRTT
- a CDS encoding acyl-CoA dehydrogenase family protein, coding for MSFSLALTEEQVATQKWAHEFAEREVRTVASHYDETEDFPWPVVEKAREVGLYGLEYYQMAGADETGLTSAIVSEEMTWGCAGIALAVFGTGLALAGLAGSGTPEQFAQWAPRMFEKEDGSLALGAFGVTEPGAGSDVSSLRTKAEKVEGGWVLNGTKVFITNGGIADVHVIVATVDPTLGHKGQATFVIPPGTEGIAGGKKEKKLGIRASHTAEVILTDCFVPDECLLGGEDVLRRKMESAKTGQSTRKSGALSTFEATRPLVGAQALGIARAAFEFSRDYAKERMAFGKPIISNQGIAFKLADMAMEIDCARLLVWRAAWMGRNFVPFRQAEGSMSKLKAGEVAVKVTDEAIQILGGYGYIKDYPVEKWHRDSKIYCIFEGTSEIQRLVISRAVAAASGS